A window from Purpureocillium takamizusanense chromosome 3, complete sequence encodes these proteins:
- a CDS encoding uncharacterized protein (SECRETED:SignalP(1-33~SECRETED:cutsite=SFS-AT~SECRETED:prob=0.2527)~EggNog:ENOG503NZB7~COG:I~CAZy:GT71), translating into MLARRVRWTTAHPACRPRFVAVLIAIVLCLSFSATIRDLADDVLLYESRIPIGIDIDNVTATARYFEKTAIQPPYKDQFWLVGQRARTLGHWLHVADQAEPARTKRRLLAASERAAAALFPFLKSSPSRPRSSTPLADLRARFRGGGQGIVIPVGYGNLRYAGHLVMALREVLECQLPIEIVYAGDIDLDEQRRDALAALDTTGNIGFLNVLSVFADDTLSLLAGGWAIKPFGLLASRFEQAILVDADAVFLQPPQVLFQQRGFASTGAYLFHDRLLWQHAFAERHRWWREQVREPASAALNRSLVWTDDYAEECDSGVVVADKARTEVLAGLLHAAWQNTRDVRNEVSYKLTYGDKETWWLGLELAGSGFEFEGHYGSMIGWRRQKTTTTTTTTMTTTAKNETSEGGSDGSSSSSRDEGKEEEEEEEEQDVRVCSFVIAHTDDDDRLLWYNGSLLKNKLADPEAYEVPTDWMLDGRWDKGATKQNMSCMAGAPARPLDDGQLTILRRSIEGARRADDALRRMAKAGGWSSTTSRFV; encoded by the coding sequence ATGTTGGCGAGACGTGTGCGGTGGACGACAGCCCATCCTGCGTGCAGGCCGCGCTTCGTggccgtcctcatcgccatcgtcctctGCCTCTCCTTCTCCGCGACGAtccgcgacctcgccgaTGACGTGCTCCTCTACGAGAGCCGCATCCCGATTggcatcgacatcgacaatgtgacggccacggcgaggtACTTTGAAAAGACAGCCATCCAGCCGCCCTACAAGGACCAGTTCTGGCTCGTCGGGCAACGGGCGCGGACGCTCGGCCACTGGCTGCACGTCGCGGACCAGGCCGAGCCGGCACGCACGAagcgtcgcctcctcgcggcgtcggagcgagccgccgcggccctcttCCCGTTCCTCaagtcgtcgccctcgcggccccgcagctcgacgcccctGGCCGACCTCCGCGCCCGCTTCAGGGGTGGCGGGCAAGGCATCGTCATACCCGTCGGGTACGGCAACTTGCGCTACGCGGGCCACCTCGTCATGGCACTgcgcgaggtgctcgagTGCCAGCTCCCCATCGAGATCGTCTACGCCGGCGAcatcgacctcgacgagcaacggcgcgatgccctcgcggcgctggacaCCACGGGCAACATCGGGTTCCTCAACGTGCTGTCCGTgttcgccgacgacacgctgagcctgctggccggcggctgggccaTCAAGCCGTTCGGGCTGCTCGCGTCCCGGTTCGAGCAAGCGATCCTCgtggacgccgacgccgtgttcctgcagccgccgcaggtGCTCTTCCAGCAGCGGGGGTTCGCCTCGACGGGGGCGTACCTCTTCCACGACCGGCTCCTCTGGCAGCACGCCTTCGCGGAGCGGCACAGGTGGTGGCGCGAGCAGGTCCGGgagccggcgtcggcggcgctcaacCGATCGCTCGTGTGGACCGACGACTACGCCGAGGAGTGCGACTCGGGGGTCGTGGTCGCGGACAAGGCGCGGACCGAGGTGCTCGCGGGCCTGCTGCACGCGGCGTGGCAGAACACGCGCGACGTGCGCAACGAGGTTTCGTACAAGCTTACGTacggcgacaaggagacGTGGTGGCTggggctggagctggccgGGTCGGGCTTCGAGTTTGAGGGTCACTACGGCTCGATGATAGGGTGGCGACggcagaagacgacgacgacgacgacgacgacgatgacgacgacggccaagaACGAGACGAGCGAGGGCGGTAGCGAcggcagtagcagcagcagtcgggACGAAGgcaaggaagaagaagaagaagaagaagaacaagatGTACGGGTGTGCAGCTTCGTCATCGCGCAcacagacgacgacgaccgcctgCTGTGGTACAACGGCAGCCTGCTCAAGAACAAGCTGGCGGACCCGGAGGCGTACGAGGTGCCGACGGACTGGATGCTCGACGGCAGGTGGGACAAGGGCGCGACCAAGCAGAACATGAGctgcatggcgggcgcgccggcgaggccgctcgacgacgggcagctgACGATCCTGCGACGCAGCATCGAGGGGGCGCGgagggccgacgacgcgctgcgacggatggccaaggcggggggctggtcgtcgacgacgtcgaggttcgtctga